A section of the Oryza sativa Japonica Group chromosome 1, ASM3414082v1 genome encodes:
- the LOC4325958 gene encoding amino acid transporter AVT1I: MAADKSPIDEALLHGKHEEALLHGKHEHVEQQLLPTSGGSFCITGASFGRSCLNLSNVISGIGMLSVPYALSQGGWLSLALFAMVGAICFYTGKLIYRCMRADRCVRSYPDIGYLAFGRYGRTAIGLIMYVELYLVAISFLILEGDNLDKLLPGTVVKILGYQVHGKQLFMLVAAAVILPTTWLKNLSMLAYVSAVGLVSSVALTVSLVWAGVADKGFHMAGSSILNLSGLPTALSLYFVCFAGHGVFPTVYSSMRARKDFPKVLLISSVLCSLNYAVTAVLGYKIYGEDVQAQVTLNLPTGKLYTRIAILTTLITPLAKYALVIQPVTTAIEEKLSTAAAAVAADAENNRLTRVLTSTTVVFSTVVLACTVPFFGYLMSFIGSSLNVTVAVLFPCLSYLKIYMPRGGVGRFEVAAIVGILVIGVCVAVIGTYTSLHQIIGTF, encoded by the exons ATGGCGGCGGATAAGAGCCCTATCGACGAGGCTCTCCTACATGGCAAACACGAAGAGGCTCTCCTACATGGCAAACACGAGCACGTGGAGCAGCAGCTCCTCCCCACCAGCGGCGGCTCATTCTGCATCACCGGCGCTTCCTTCGGGAGGAGTTGCCTCAACCTGAGCAACGTGATATCTGGCATCGGGATGCTCTCCGTGCCGTACGCGTTGTCGCAGGGCGGGTGGCTCAGCTTGGCGCTCTTCGCCATGGTCGGCGCCATCTGCTTCTATACTGGCAAACTCATCTATCGCTGCATGCGCGCCGACCGTTGTGTACGGAGCTACCCGGACATCGGCTACCTCGCCTTTGGCCGTTACGGCCGGACAGCTATCGGCCTCATCATGTATGTCGAGCTCTACCTCGTCGCCATCAGCTTCCTCATCCTCGAGGGCGACAACCTCGACAAACTCCTCCCCGGCACGGTGGTGAAGATCCTGGGGTACCAAGTGCATGGGAAGCAGCTGTTCATGCTCGTGGCGGCTGCCGTCATCCTCCCGACGACGTGGCTCAAGAACCTGAGCATGCTTGCCTACGTCTCGGCGGTTGGGCTCGTCTCGTCGGTGGCGCTGACGGTGTCGCTGGTCTGGGCCGGCGTGGCCGACAAGGGCTTCCATATGGCGGGCAGTAGTATCTTGAATCTCAGCGGGTTGCCCACCGCCCTCAGCCTCTACTTCGTCTGCTTCGCTGGCCATGGCGTCTTTCCGACCGTGTACTCCTCAATGAGGGCCAGGAAGGATTTTCCTAAG GTTTTGCTGATCTCTTCGGTGTTGTGCAGTCTCAACTACGCAGTGACAGCAGTGTTGGGATATAAGATCTACGGTGAGGATGTGCAGGCGCAGGTGACACTAAACTTACCCACGGGAAAGCTGTACACCAGGATTGCCATCCTAACGACCCTGATCACCCCACTGGCGAAGTACGCGCTCGTGATCCAGCCCGTCACGACCGCGATAGAGGAGAAGCTgtcgacagcggcggcggcggtagcggctGATGCCGAAAACAATAGGCTAACCAGGGTGCTCACCAGCACAACCGTCGTCTTCAGCACGGTGGTGCTGGCATGCACGGTGCCCTTCTTCGGCTACCTCATGTCGTTCATCGGGTCCTCATTGAACGTCACTGTCGCCGTCCTGTTCCCGTGTCTGAGCTACCTCAAGATCTACATGCCTCGAGGAGGAGTTGGCCGCTTCGAGGTGGCGGCGATCGTTGGGATACTGGTCATCGGAGTGTGTGTCGCCGTCATTGGCACCTACACCTCCCTTCACCAGATTATAGGCACATTTTGA